Proteins found in one Oncorhynchus keta strain PuntledgeMale-10-30-2019 chromosome 2, Oket_V2, whole genome shotgun sequence genomic segment:
- the LOC118359208 gene encoding ubiquitin carboxyl-terminal hydrolase 47-like isoform X1, which produces MEMVPSEENQLVLKEGMFWSCRQSIFDEMKKRFSRIENAAEEPRVLCIVQDTTNAKTVNERLTLNLPASTTLPKLFEDVAHKAGYVNGTFDLAWRKTGDMGSLDPSSEMSLTEFGFEPGKRNFLQLTDKDGEQPQIASDESGTAGSSGLDDSSQERFIGPLPRDCTVGCSSDYSSPSYSYSSILNKSDTGYVGLVNQAMTCYLNSLLQTLFMTPEFRNALYNWEFEESEEDPVTSIPYQLQRLFLLLQTSKKRAIETTDVTRSFGWDSSEAWQQHDVQELCRVMFDALEQKWKQTEQQQFSPLTADLINQLYQGKLKDYVRCLECGYESWRIDTYLDIPLVIRPFGASQAYGSVEEALQAFVQPETLDGANQYFCERCKKKCDARKGLRFLHFPYLLTLQLKRFDFDYTTMHRIKLNDRMSFPEELDMGPFIDVEDEKSPQTESCTDSGAENEGSCHSDQMSNDFSADDGVDEGICLDSASSTERVLKPKSSLTFELFSVMVHSGSAAGGHYYACIKSFSDGQWYSFNDQHVSKITQEDIRKTYGGSSGSRGYYSSAFASSTNAYMLIYRLKDPSRNAKYLDCEDFPEHIKHLVQREKESEEQEKRQREIERNTCKIKLFCMHPVKMMAMMENKLEVHKDKTLREATEMAYKLMELDGVVPLDCCRLVKYDEFHEYLERSYEGEDDTPMGLLLGGVKSSYMFDLLLETRRTEQVFQPYKPGEVMVKVHVVDLKTDTVAPPVSIRAYLNQSITEFKQLIAQATELSAETMRVVLERCYNDLRLLYVPNKTLKAEGFFRSNKVFVESSESPDHQVTFTDSLLWKLLDRHGNTIRLFVSLPVQSPGTNRTICQKVGGDPEECSEGSKGNRNSVETILEESTEKLKNLSLQPQQGSSTSDSQKSSDTSDFEQIESPSPSQEPDSSSVSAVVAVDNRELENRIRVASGGGAYSDPETQFPGEERSDSEVNNDRSTSSVDSDILSSSHSSDTLCNADSGPIQLANGLDSHSITSSRRSKANEGKKETWDTAEEDSGTDSEYDENGKSKAESYYLYFRAEPYAQEDGSGEGGQKCVLVHVDKRITLSAFKQNLEPFVGVTSTQFKVFRVYANNQEFESVRLNETLSSFSDDNKITIRLGRALKKGEYRVKVYQLLVNDAEPCKFLVDTVFAKGMTVKQSKEELMPQLKDQCKLDLNIDKFRLRKKTWKNPGTVFLDYHVYEEDINISSNWEVFLEVLDGPEKMKSMSQLAVLTRRWTPAQMKLEPFQEVVLESSSVEELKEKLSEISGVPLENLEFAKGRGTFPCDISVLEIHQDLDWNPKVSTLNVWPLYICDDGAVVFYRDSTEEPMEQSEDERNELMKKESSRLLKTGHRVSYSPRKEKALKIYLDGGPVKDPGQD; this is translated from the exons ATGGAAATGGTGCCCAGCGAAGAGAACCAGCTCGTACTGAAAGAG GGTATGTTTTGGAGTTGCAGGCAGAGTATTTTCGACGAGATGAAGAAGAGGTTTTCTCGG ATAGAGAATGCGGCAGAGGAGCCCAGAGTGCTGTGCATAGTCCAGGACACTACCAATGCTAAGACTGTCAACGAGAGGCTCACCCTCAACTTGCCAGCCTCCACCACCCTTCCCAAACTCTTTGAGGATGTGGCCCACAAGGCGGGCTATGTGAACGGCACCTTTGACCTGGCATGGCGCAAGACAGGGGACATG GGTTCACTGGATCCCAGCAGTGAGATGTCCCTCACTGAGTTCGGGTTTGAGCCCGGGAAGAGGAACTTCCTCCAACTCACAGACAAGGACGGAGAACAGCCTCAGATTGCATCG GATGAGTCGGGGACAGCGGGCAGCAGTGGTCTGGATGACAGCTCCCAGGAGCGCTTCATCGGCCCTCTGCCCAGAGACTGCACGGTGGGCTGCAGCAGTGACTACAGCAGCCCCAGCTACTCCTACTCCTCCATCCTCAACAAGTCTGACACAG GATATGTGGGTTTGGTTAACCAGGCCATGACCTGCTATTTGAACAGCCTTCTACAAACACTGTTTATGACCCCGGAGTTCAGAAATGCACTGTACAA CTGGGAGTTTGAGGAGTCGGAGGAAGACCCGGTTACCAGCATCCCTTACCAGCTACAGAGGCTGTTTTTGCTGCTGCAGACCAGTAAGAAGAGGGCTATCGAGACCACCGACGTGACCCGCAGCTTTGGCTGGGACAGCAGCGAAG CCTGGCAGCAGCATGACGTCCAGGAGCTGTGTAGGGTCATGTTTGATGCCTTGGAGCAGAAATGGAAGCAGACAGAGCAG CAGCAGTTTTCTCCACTTACG GCTGACCTGATTAACCAGCTGTACCAGGGGAAGCTGAAGGACTATGTGCGCTGTCTGGAGTGTGGCTATGAGAGCTGGAGGATCGACACCTACCTGGACATCCCTCTGGTCATCAGACCATTTGGGGCCAGCCAGGCTTATGGCAGCGTG GAGGAGGCTCTGCAGGCCTTCGTCCAGCCCGAGACTCTGGACGGGGCCAACCAGTACTTCTGTGAGCGCTGCAAGAAAAAATGTGATGCCCGAAAG GGGCTGAGATTTCTGCACTTTCCCTACCTGCTGACTCTGCAGCTGAAGCGTTTTGACTTTGACTACACCACTATGCACCGCATCAAACTCAACGACCGCATGTCCTTCCCTGAGGAGCTGGACATGGGTCCCTTCATCGACGTGGAAGACGAG AAATCTCCTCAAACGGAGAGCTGCACTGACAGCGGGGCAGAGAATGAAGGCAGTTGCCACAGCGACCAGATGAGCAACGACTTCTCGGCGGACGACGGTGTGGATGAGGGCATCTGCCTGGACAGCGCCAGCAGTACTGAGAGGGTCCTGAAGCCAAAG AGTTCATTGACCTTTGAGCTGTTCTCGGTCATGGTCCATTCGGGCAGCGCTGCAGGTGGCCACTACTATGCCTGCATTAAGTCCTTCAGCGATGGCCAGTGGTACAGTTTCAACGACCAGCACGTCAGCAAG ATCACCCAGGAAGACATCAGGAAAACATATGGAGGGTCCTCGGGGAGCAGAGGCTATTACTCCAGTGCCTTTGCCAG CTCTACGAATGCGTATATGCTGATTTATAGGTTGAAAGACCCCTCAAGGAATGCAA AGTATCTGGATTGTGAGGACTTCCCTGAGCACATAAAGCATCTGGTCCAGAGGGAGAAGGAGTCTGAGGAGCAGGAGAAAAGACAGAGGGAGATTGAGCGCAATACCTGCAAG ATCAAGCTGTTCTGCATGCATCCGGTGAAGATGATGGCTATGATGGAGAACAAGCTGGAAGTGCACAAGGACAAGACGCTCAGAGAGGCAACAGAGATGGCCTACAAG CTCATGGAACTGGATGGGGTGGTCCCGCTGGACTGCTGTCGCCTGGTCAAGTACGATGAGTTCCATGAGTACCTGGAGCGCTCGTACGAGGGCGAGGACGACACCCCCATGGGGCTGCTGCTGGGCGGGGTCAAGTCCTCCTACATGTTTGACCTGCTGCTGGAGACGCGCAGAACAGAGCAAGTCTTCCAGCCATACAAACCCGGAG aggTGATGGTGAAGGTTCACGTGGTGGATCTGAAGACTGACACTGTTGCCCCTCCCGTCAGCATCAGGGCCTACCTAAACCAGTCAATCACTGAGTTCAAGCAGCTCATTGCACAG GCCACAGAGCTCTCAGCTGAAACCATGCGTGTCGTCCTGGAGCGCTGCTATAATGACCTTCGGCTTCTCTATGTGCCCAACAAGACATTGAAAGCAGAGGGTTTCTTCAGGAGCAACAAG GTTTTTGTGGAAAGCTCTGAATCCCCAGATCACCAGGTCACTTTCACTGATTCCCTCTTGTGGAAACTGCTGGATCGCCATGGGAACACAATCCGCCTGTTTGTCTCGCTCCCTGTGCAATCCCCCGGCACCAACAGAACTATTTGCCAAAAAGTGGGCGGCGATCCTGAGGAGTGCTCTGAGGGGTCAAAGGGCAACAGGAATTCTGTAGAGACCATCTTGGAAGAGAGCACAGAGAAGCTGAAGAACCTGTCCCTCCAGCCGCAGCAGGGCTCCAGCACCAGTGACAGCCAGAAGAGCTCAGACACCAGCGACTTCGAACAGATCGAGTCCCCCTCACCTTCTCAGGAACCAGACTCCTCCTCCGTATCCGCTGTCGTTGCAGTCGACAACCGAGAGCTGGAGAACCGGATCCGGGTGGCCAGCGGCGGGGGGGCCTACTCCGACCCGGAAACCCAGTTCCCTGGGGAGGAGCGCTCGGACTCTGAGGTGAACAACGATCGCAGCACGAGCTCAGTGGACAGTGACATCCTGAGCTCCAGCCACAGCAGTGACACGCTGTGCAACGCTGACAGCGGCCCCATCCAGCTGGCCAATGGCCTGGACTCACACAGCATCACCAGCAGCCGCCGCTCCAAGGCCAATGAGGGCAAGAAGGAGACGTGGGACACAGCCGAGGAGGACAGTGGCACGGACAGCGAGTATGATGAGAATGGGAAGAGCAAGGCGGAATCCTATTACCTCTACTTCAGAGCAGAACCATATGCACAGGAGGACGGCTCTGGGGAAGGAGGCCAGAAAT GTGTACTGGTCCACGTGGATAAGAGGATAACTCTGTCAGCGTTCAAACAGAACCTGGAGCCTTTCGTGGGGGTCACCTCTACCCAGTTCAAGGTGTTCCGCGTCTACGCCAACAACCAGGAGTTTGAGAGTGTACGGCTCAACGagaccctctcctccttctctgacGACAACAAG ATAACCATTCGATTAGGCAGAGCACTGAAGAAGGGCGAGTATCGGGTGAAAGTGTACCAGCTACTAGTGAATGATGCAGAG CCCTGTAAGTTCCTCGTAGACACAGTGTTTGCTAAGGGCATGACTGTGAAACAGTCCAAAGAGGAGCTAATGCCTCAGCTGAAAGACCAATGCAAGCTGGACCTCAACATCGACAA ATTCCGTCTCAGGAAGAAGACGTGGAAGAACCCAGGGACAGTGTTTCTGGACTACCACGTCTACGAGGAGGACATCAACATCTCCAGTAACTGGGAGGTCTTTTTGGAGGTTTTAGATG GGCCGGAGAAGATGAAGTCCATGTCCCAGCTGGCTGTGCTGACCCGCCGCTGGACCCCCGCCCAGATGAAGCTGGAGCCCTTCCAGGAAGTGGTTCTGGAGAGCAGCAGTGTGGAGGAACTCAaggaaaag CTCAGTGAAATAAGTGGTGTTCCTCTTGAAAACCTGGAGTTTGCCAAG GGGCGAGGAACATTTCCTTGTGATATCTCGGTATTGGAGATCCATCAGGATCTGGACTGGAACCCTAAAGTGTCCACTCTGAATGTGTGGCCTCTGTACATCTGTGATGATGGCGCTGTGGTCTTCTACAG GGACAGCACAGAGGAGCCTATGGAACAGTCTGAAGACGAACGCAATGAGCTGATGAAGAAGGAGAGCAGCCGGCTGCTGAAGACTGGCCACCGGGTCAGTTACTCACCTCGTAAGGAGAAGGCCCTTAAGATCTACTTGGATGGGGGCCCGGTCAAGGACCCGGGGCAGGACTGA